In bacterium, a genomic segment contains:
- a CDS encoding T9SS type A sorting domain-containing protein: protein MRSSIASFEKKIVLILSVLLLVSAAMAQPDPCNIPPGDYLTVTQGGWGAPCHGNNPGCIRDNNFATVFPSGLTIGGNFTATFLSDTSIENFLPAGGPPSMLTANLTNPTSTPAGVFAGQVLTLAITLGFSNAGVTGFNSNLGNLVVPVGVHTPSGPFAGYTVNQIFALANQVLGGDLGALPAGITVSDLNDVVDAINNNFDGGSSGGFLVEPDCDQILPVELTSFTAVGAFNRVDVSWVTASERNVAGYDLARETANGWSTIAHLAGLGDNPAGHTYTYHDAQVLAGTTYRYRLSMTEADGSRHPLGSVIFASPLSASQPTTYALNQNYPNPFNPSTSIVFDLVDNGFVSLKVYNLLGEEVASLVNSNMAGGNHVVRFDASHLSSGLYLYRLNVNGFVAEKKMLLMK from the coding sequence ATGCGTTCATCTATCGCGAGCTTCGAGAAGAAGATTGTGCTTATCCTGTCTGTGCTTTTGCTGGTATCTGCGGCGATGGCCCAACCGGATCCGTGCAATATTCCTCCGGGAGACTACCTCACCGTCACGCAGGGCGGATGGGGCGCCCCATGTCATGGCAACAATCCGGGGTGCATTCGGGACAATAACTTTGCTACCGTCTTTCCCTCGGGTCTGACAATCGGAGGCAACTTTACGGCGACGTTTTTATCCGACACATCGATTGAAAACTTTCTGCCGGCGGGCGGCCCTCCGAGTATGTTGACGGCAAATCTGACGAATCCGACCTCCACTCCAGCCGGTGTATTTGCCGGACAAGTCCTGACGCTTGCCATCACACTTGGGTTTTCCAATGCGGGTGTGACGGGATTCAACTCAAACCTTGGCAATCTGGTGGTGCCGGTGGGAGTCCACACGCCTTCCGGTCCCTTTGCTGGCTATACCGTCAACCAGATTTTCGCGCTGGCAAATCAGGTGCTGGGCGGTGATCTGGGAGCCCTTCCTGCCGGGATCACGGTCTCCGATCTGAATGATGTGGTAGACGCCATCAACAATAACTTTGACGGCGGCAGCAGCGGAGGGTTTCTGGTCGAACCGGATTGCGATCAGATTCTGCCGGTGGAGCTGACAAGCTTTACGGCCGTAGGCGCGTTTAATCGCGTAGACGTTTCGTGGGTCACGGCGTCGGAGCGTAATGTAGCGGGTTATGATCTGGCCCGGGAGACGGCGAACGGCTGGAGCACGATTGCCCATCTTGCGGGACTCGGTGACAATCCGGCAGGCCATACCTATACCTATCATGATGCGCAGGTGCTGGCGGGCACAACCTACCGCTACCGCCTGAGCATGACCGAAGCCGATGGCTCGCGGCATCCCCTGGGCTCGGTGATCTTTGCCTCGCCGCTCTCGGCGTCGCAGCCGACCACTTATGCTCTGAACCAGAACTATCCCAATCCCTTCAACCCGAGCACCAGCATTGTCTTCGATCTGGTGGATAATGGCTTTGTGTCCCTGAAGGTGTACAACCTGCTGGGCGAGGAGGTTGCGTCTCTGGTCAACAGCAATATGGCCGGCGGAAATCATGTGGTGAGATTTGACGCCAGCCACCTATCTTCAGGTCTGTATCTCTATCGCCTGAATGTGAATGGTTTTGTGGCCGAGAAGAAGATGCTGCTGATGAAGTAA